In a genomic window of Nothobranchius furzeri strain GRZ-AD chromosome 14, NfurGRZ-RIMD1, whole genome shotgun sequence:
- the rprma gene encoding protein reprimo A: MNTTGLNQTESGLFNKTEEFFCCNFSSVVTDNGFVAAAPDERSLFIMRVVQIAVMCVLSLTVVFGIFFLGCNLLIKSEGMINFLVMDRRPSKETETVIVGAY; the protein is encoded by the coding sequence ATGAACACCACCGGGTTGAACCAGACAGAGAGTGGACTGTTTAACAAGACGGAAGAGTTTTTCTGCTGCAACTTCTCCTCCGTGGTGACTGACAACGGCTTTGTTGCCGCGGCACCGGATGAGAGGAGCCTCTTCATCATGAGGGTGGTCCAGATCGCCGTCATGTGCGTCCTGTCCCTCACGGTGGTGTTTGGCATCTTCTTCTTGGGCTGCAACCTGCTCATAAAGTCAGAGGGGATGATCAACTTTTTGGTTATGGACAGGAGACCCTCAAAAGAAACGGAGACAGTGATTGTTGGAGCCTACTGA